The nucleotide sequence CAAATGATTTCTCGTTCAAAAGAACTAGAGAAAGAAATTAGCGCATTAAAGCAAAAGTTAGCTGCTCAAGCAGGTTCTGACCTGATTAATCAAGCAATTGAAATTAATGGTGTGAAAGCCTTGATTGCCGATGTTGAAGGAAGCGATCCAAAAGCCTTAAGAGATATGCTTGATGATCTTAAAAATAAGCTTGGCTCTGGTATTGTGATGCTTGCTTTAGCTAATGGTGCTAAGGTGAACCTTATTGCTGGTGTTACCAAAGATTTGACCGGTAAAGTTAAGGCTGGCGATTTAGTGAAAATGGTTGCTGAGCAAGTAGGCGGTAAAGGCGGCGGCCGTCCTGATATGGCTCAAGCTGGTGGTACTCAACCGGAAAATATAGGCACAGCATTAGCAAGCGTCGAATCTTGGTTAAGTGAAAAGCTAGCGTAGGTCATTATTAGTTAATGGCTACTATTGTTCAAAAGTTTGGGGGAACCTCGGTAGGTTCTCTTGAGCGTATTGAAGCAGTTGCAGAGCAAATCATAGCAACCAAAGGGCAAGGGCATGACATTATCGTTGTGCTCTCCGCCATGTCTGGCGAAACTAATCGCCTAATGTCGTTGGCCAATGCCATTGACGAACAACCTTCTCCACGTGAACTCGATATGCTGCTTTCGAGCGGCGAACAAGTCTCTATCTCTTTACTCGCGATGGCACTGATCAAACGTGGCCACTCTGCGGTGTCTTTATTGGCTCATCAAATAGGTTTAAAAACCAATAATCGCTTTAATAAAGCTCGTATTCAAGATATTGATAACTACCGCATCATTAAAGAATTGCAACAAGGCCATATCGTCATTGTTGCCGGCTTTCAAGGCGTCGATGAGGAAGGGAATATCACTACCTTAGGTAGAGGCGGCTCAGATACCTCTGCGGTGGCGATAGCTACCTCAGTAAATGCGAAAGAGTGTCAAATTTATACAGACGTAGATGGTGTGTATACCACGGATCCGCGAATTGACGAATCTGCCAAAAAACACTCTCATATCGGATTTGACGAGATGCTTGAGATGGCAAGCTCTGGTGCGAAAGTTCTGCAATCTCGTTCGGTTGAGTTTGCCAGAAATCATAATATGCCACTTAGAGTACTTTCCAGCTTTTCAAAAGGCACAGGTACTCGCATTGACTTTGAGCAGCAAAAAGATAAGAAACATCCTGTATCGGCGATTACCGCAGATAACAATCAAGCACTGATCAAGATTGAAAAAATTAAGCCAAATAATCACTTTTCAGTAGCAATACTAAATGAGCTAGCAAAAGCCGATATTGAAATTGACATGCTTAGTCAGTTAGCAGGCAGTGATGGTGCTTTATCAATATACTTTAGTGTTAATGAAGTTGATTATCAGCAGAGTTTAGCCCTTAGTATGGCAGTAGCGAATAACTACGGACATGATTCGGTGATAGGTCAGCAAGACTTAGTAAAGGTTTCGGCCATCGGTAATGGTATGAAGTCACACAGCGGTGTTGCAGCAACTCTTGTACAAACTCTCAATAACGAGAATATTAAAATTGAGCTGATTTATGCAGCTGAAATTAAAATAGCAGTTCTCGTGTCTAATAAACTAATGGAGCAATCTGTTACTAAATTGCATAAAATATTTAACTTAAATTCAATTAATTAGAGCTTTTTCTGAAAAGTTTGCTAAATTTTTTAATGTGTTATGGAAAATAATTGGATTTCAGTGTTTATCTATCTGTTCAATTTGTTACCATGGTTCAAGAGTTAATGATTTCTCAATGACTGCAGAATAGTTAGCTTTTATTTCGATTTCTTAAATTTAAAAAAGGGAGCATTTGGATGCTTATATTAACTAGACGAGTTGGTGAAACTCTTATGGTGGGTGACGACGTTACAGTCACTGTTTTAGGGGTTAAAGGGAACCAAGTACGTATCGGCGTTAACGCACCGAAAGAAGTTTCTGTTCATCGTGAAGAAATTTATATGCGTATACAAGCTGAAAAAGGCGATGATGAAAATTCAGGGAATAAATAATTTATTTCTGTAGAATTGGAAAATAGCAGTAAAGTTAAATATCGTAATTTTACTGTTAACCTTTTGTCTCAAATGGTGTGAAAAATAGTCTTCTTGTTTGAAATATCGCCAAACAGAAAAAAAGACGAAAAAATCCGTTGACTTATTTCTCGAATCCATTAATATGCACGCCATTGGTGAGGTGGCCGAGAGGCTGAAGGCGCTCCCCTGCTAAGGGAGTATAGGCTTTATACCCTATCGAGGGTTCGAATCCCTCCCTCACCGCCATTTAATTTTAGTTTTTAATTAAAATTAAATGGGAAAAAATGATTGCGGACGCGTAGCTCAGCTGGATAGAGTACCTGGCTACGAACCAGGCGGTCGCAGGTTCGACTCCTGCCGCGTCCGCCACTTTTCTTAATAGTGAAGTGGTTGTCAATCGAAGTGAGGTATCACTTAAAACTACCGACCGCGGACGCGTAGCTCAGCTGGATAGAGTACCTGGCTACGAACCAGGCGGTCGCAGGTTCGACTCCTGCCGCGTCCGCCACATTAAATAGAAAACCCGAACCGAAAGGCTCGGGTTTTTTATTGCCTAAATTTTTCTGAGTACCAGGCGCTAATACAAGATCCCAGGCATTCGCAGTTTGACCCTTGTAGCAACCTCAACATTAAACGAAAAGCCCATCCATTAGGATGGGCTTTTTCGTATCTGGAAGAAAATTTATTGATGGTTCTGCCAGGAGTAGCTGGCGCTAATACAAGAGCCCAGGCGGTCGCAGGTTCGACTCCTGCCGCGTCCACCACATTAAATAGAAAACCCGAACCGAAAGGCTCGGGTTTTTTATTGCCTAAATTTTTCTGAGTACCAGGCGCTAATACAAGATCCCAGGCGGTCGCAGGTTCGACTCCTGCCGCGTCCGCCACATTAAACGAAAAGCCCATCCATTAGGATGGGCAATTAGTATCTAAGAGGAAATAGATTGTTGATTATTCAAATTCAAATGATTATTGTTAAAATTCTAAGTTGTTGAGTAAAACTCTCTCAATTTGTTCTGCTAGCATAACGAGAAAGATTGAGAGCTAATTCAACAAATTGTGTCCTATAGACGCATAAACTAACACCACGCAGAGAATAAAATGAATAGATACAAAATTCTAGCAAAAAAATACGTCGGCTTGTCATTACGAATAGGGCTGCTGCTTCCATTGCTTTTACCTTTTGTTGCTAAGGCAGAAACTGATGACGAAATTTGGGAGAATGCTAGAAAGGTAATGAAGTCTAGGGCTCACTGTAAGTCTTTAAGTCAATGTTTATCAAAAGCCCAAGATGGTGATGTTAAAGCACAATATATTACAGGCAATGCCTATAGAGTTGGACCTGATGCTGAAAACATCTATTATTTCAAGGTTAAAGAAGTCGACAATAAGAAAGCTTTGTTTTGGCTGAACATGGCAGCACAGAACGAAAATGTAAATGCCATGAATAGTTTATCTAAGCTCTATTCGGTTGAAGCGACCAATAATACAAGGGACTTTGAAAAGGCAAAACGTTGGGCATCCAAATGTGTTGACAAAGGTGAAACTGATTGCCATTTCGTTTTAGGCGTGATCGCCGAGGCTAATGGAGATTATACCGCTGCTAGAAGTCATTACCAAAAAACTACTCTCCACCGTAAGGCAAAATATCAAATGGCCATGTTACATTTTTACGGCAAAGGGGGCGCAGTCGATTACAAATCAGCCAATGACATACTTTCTGGAATTGAACTTGATCGCTTCGGTCCTGCTTATCGAGTGAGAGGGTTGATGGCAATCAATGGTCTTGGACAGGAGAAAGATGTTAGGCTTGGTTTAAGTTATTTACGTCAAGCAATAGAGTACAAGGAATTCGCGGCTTATGAAGACATAGGTGAATTATATTACACAGGTAACGGTGTTGAAAAAAATTATGAAACTGCATTTTCAAACTTTAGCGCAATTGTCAGTATGCAGAGACCCAAAACGATGAGGTACGTAGCTTTAATGGCTTATTATGGGCAGGGGGTAGAAAAAAAAGTAGACCATGCTATCGTGCTATTTGAAGCTGCAGCCAATAAAGGCGATGTCACCTCAGCATGGGCTCTTGGTCGCATATACTTGAGCGGCGAAGACATCGAAAAGAACGAGGAACTAGGCTTTCATTTGGTTAAATTTGCAGCCGAAAGGAATCACCCCGAGGCTCAATATGGACTAGGTTACCTCTACTCTTCTGGAATAGGGGTTGAAAAAAATGCCGAAGAAGCCAGAAGGTGGCTAACTTTAGCTGCCAAAAATGGTAATAAAATGGCCATTGAAGCGTTAAAATAACAATAAACAGGTGGCTCATTGAGTGCCACTTCTTCGTTTCTGATTTCAAGAAACTTTTGCTTCGAATTTAGCGTGCATAATTGACTTTTTGGACAATTCGACGGATTTTACAAAAGCCTATCTAACGTGATGGGCTTTTTTGTATGAACCCCATTCATTCTGCATAAAAAACTTATCACTTTGACTAATTATGATGACAATAGCGTGATTTTTAACCAGTTATTCTTTCCGTTTTTATAGCCATGTAGTACTTTGGGTGCTTAATGAAAATAAATTTAACTTTTTTTAATTGTACTTTTATTGGTTGCAAACGCCAGTATATTGGACAATTGAGTGTCTTTTTAGTGAGATTTATACACAAAGAATTAACATTCTCAGTTGATTTTATAAATTGGAGTGATTATTCTAATTCTTTTAACTGTTGAGAATAGTTATGGAAAATCTAACAGAAACATTTATTGAAGCGGGTATGCTCATGCTAGTTGGCATGGCGTTCGTATTCGCGTTTTTAGGCATGCTAATCTTTGCGATTAAACTATTAGCTAAGATTGCCAGTAATTTTGAAGAGCCAGTGCCTGCATCAACAAACACTGCTCGAGCGAACCCAAATGAAATTCCAGAAGGCGTGGTAGCAGCCATTACCTCAGCAGTCGCTCACTACCGCAAGAACAACGGAAAAAATTAGGAGTAAACTATGTCAAAACCTTTAGGTATCACTGAAGTCGTATTAAGGGATGGCCACCAGTCACTTTTAGCAACACGTTTTCGTTTAGAAGATATGCTTCCAATTGCCAGTAAAATGGATGAAATTGGTTTCTGGTCTATCGAATCTTGGGGTGGAGCTACGTTTGATTCGTGTATTCGTTATTTAGGTGAAGATCCTTGGGAACGCATTCGTAAACTTAAAGCAGCAATGCCTAACACCAAACAACAGATGCTGTTTCGTGGTCAGAACATTTTAGGCTACCGTCATTATGCTGATGATGTTGTTGAGAAGTTTGTTGAACGTGCTCACGTAAATGGTATTGATGTTTTCCGTATTTTTGACGCGATGAACGATACTCGCAACCTTGAAACAGCGATTAAAGCAGCAGTAAAAGTTGGTGCTCACGCAC is from Thalassotalea crassostreae and encodes:
- a CDS encoding tetratricopeptide repeat protein; translation: MNRYKILAKKYVGLSLRIGLLLPLLLPFVAKAETDDEIWENARKVMKSRAHCKSLSQCLSKAQDGDVKAQYITGNAYRVGPDAENIYYFKVKEVDNKKALFWLNMAAQNENVNAMNSLSKLYSVEATNNTRDFEKAKRWASKCVDKGETDCHFVLGVIAEANGDYTAARSHYQKTTLHRKAKYQMAMLHFYGKGGAVDYKSANDILSGIELDRFGPAYRVRGLMAINGLGQEKDVRLGLSYLRQAIEYKEFAAYEDIGELYYTGNGVEKNYETAFSNFSAIVSMQRPKTMRYVALMAYYGQGVEKKVDHAIVLFEAAANKGDVTSAWALGRIYLSGEDIEKNEELGFHLVKFAAERNHPEAQYGLGYLYSSGIGVEKNAEEARRWLTLAAKNGNKMAIEALK
- a CDS encoding aspartate kinase, which produces MATIVQKFGGTSVGSLERIEAVAEQIIATKGQGHDIIVVLSAMSGETNRLMSLANAIDEQPSPRELDMLLSSGEQVSISLLAMALIKRGHSAVSLLAHQIGLKTNNRFNKARIQDIDNYRIIKELQQGHIVIVAGFQGVDEEGNITTLGRGGSDTSAVAIATSVNAKECQIYTDVDGVYTTDPRIDESAKKHSHIGFDEMLEMASSGAKVLQSRSVEFARNHNMPLRVLSSFSKGTGTRIDFEQQKDKKHPVSAITADNNQALIKIEKIKPNNHFSVAILNELAKADIEIDMLSQLAGSDGALSIYFSVNEVDYQQSLALSMAVANNYGHDSVIGQQDLVKVSAIGNGMKSHSGVAATLVQTLNNENIKIELIYAAEIKIAVLVSNKLMEQSVTKLHKIFNLNSIN
- a CDS encoding OadG family protein, producing MENLTETFIEAGMLMLVGMAFVFAFLGMLIFAIKLLAKIASNFEEPVPASTNTARANPNEIPEGVVAAITSAVAHYRKNNGKN
- the csrA gene encoding carbon storage regulator CsrA, with product MLILTRRVGETLMVGDDVTVTVLGVKGNQVRIGVNAPKEVSVHREEIYMRIQAEKGDDENSGNK